The Stieleria maiorica genome includes the window CCATCCCTTCCATCAATCCACCTCGTGCCATTGGGCGGAGGCTGATTTGGGGTAGGAAGATTGGCTCCTCCGAAACTGATCTGCGAATCATCATTTTCTTACCTCCGAAATCTTCTTACCTCCTCTCCGCGACGGCGAAACGAAAGGCGACACGTGCGTCAATCCCGCTGATGTCCGTCGTGCTTTTATACCTCGCTGACCTTCACGCACTGCGTGATCTACCGGCCGCGATGGCAGCTGCAGCCGACCGCTTCGGATGCGGTCGCCAACACACCCGCACCGGCGTTGTTCTCCCAAAAGAACTCTCCACGTGGCGCATTGTCACCGATACGGTTCATTCGATCGGCTTCGAACAGGTGGCCGTTGGCCATCACAAATTGGATTTTCTCCGAATCACGAATCTGTTTGATCGGATCGGCGCCGCGACGGATCACGATCAGATCGGCCAGCTTGCCCACTTCGATTGATCCCAAGTCATCGTCCAGCCCCAGGTACTTAGCACCGTTGAGCGTGCCACAGGTCAGCGCCTGCATCGGCGTCATGCCTCCCTGGACGAAACTCCACATCTCCCAGTGCGTGCACAGCCCCGGCAATTGACCATGGCCGCCGGCTTGCACCAGTCCGCCTTGTTCGACGACCTGCCGGGCAATCTCGGCGACCTTGATGTGGTTGTAATCTTCCAGCGGCGCTTTTTCACGGCGTCGTGCGCGTGGATTCAAGACATGTGGCGGAATGAAGGTCTTAAGCCGCGTGTGCAACCACAGATCATCGATCGCATACCAATAACGTTCACCCGACAGGCCCCCGTAGGCGACATTCAAGGTCGGCGTGTATCCGACTCCGGTGCCACGCCACAGGTCCATGACGTCGTCGTAGGCCGTTTGCACCGGCAAGGTGTGTTCGATCCCGGTGTGCCCGTCGACGATCATGGTCATGTTGTGCATGAACGTCGAACCGCCTTCGGGGACAACCAACATGTCCAGCTTCCGCGCCGCCGCGAGCACCTGCTGTCGTTGATCGCGTCGCGGCTGGTTGTAGCTTTTGACGCTGAACGCCCCGACCGCTTTCATGCGTTTGAGATGGAACTCCGCGTCGGCCAACGATTCGATTTCGGCTTTGTAGGACCCCGTGGCACCATAGAGGATTTTGCCGGTCGAAAAGGTCCGCGGGCCGACGATCACACCCGCCTTGGTCATCTCGCTGGCCGCGAAAATGCTGTGCGTGTCGTTGCTGGGGTCGTGGATCGTGGTGACGCCGAACGCCAGCCGGGCGTAGTCGATCCAGTTCTGTTGCGGCGTAATCCCTCTGGTCGCTTGGGCTCCGTGGGCATGCGTGTCGATCAACCCGGGCAGCACCACTTGTCCATTCAGATTGGTCTTGATCGCGTCATCAGGGATTTCAACTTCGTCTCGCGGGCCGACGGCGACGATCCGATTCCCCCGGACCACGACGACTCCATTTTCGATCACTCCGGCTTTGCCCATCGTGACGATCCGCCCGCCGACCAGCGCACGCGTTTCGCCGGGTTGGTCGTGTGGATGTTTGAAGCCGATGCTGATGGAATTAATCGCGGCGGAGGCTTCATTGGTGTCCGCGTCCGATTCCTCCTTGCTTCCGGCGATCTTGTCCATGGCGTCCGAAACATCGCACGTGGAAAGCTCCGCGCCGAGCGACCAATGCAACGCGGATCCGTCACCGGAAAAATGCACAAAATCGCCGGCTTCTTCACTGACCTTGGCGATCGGCAATCCTTTCCCGCCAGGGCCGACCTTGATCGCCGAGGGGGCGTGAACAAAGGGAGTCACATAGACATGGAACCGTTCGATCAATGCCAACGACTTTCCGTCGGGCGAGACTTGCATTTCGGTCGCCCAGTCGCTGGTGTAGTGATCACGCGCGTTCAGGCCGGCCAGGTCGACCGAAAACAACGTGACGTTGTCCGATTCCTTGCCGCCACCACGCCGCGTCAAAAAGACTCGGTCGCCCGATGCGGCAAACTGCGGATCGCTGCCCGATTCGGTGATCCGTTCGGCGACGCCGTCACGCCAACCGATTCGGTAAACGCCTTGTTCACGCGACCATAGCGGCGACCGCAAATGCCCACCGCCGCCACGTTCATAAACGATTTGCTTTCCGTCGGGCGAAAACGTCGGGTTCGTGTAGTGGCCGGGGGTGTCGGTCACGATCCAGTTTTCGTTGGCACTCGGATCGGTCGACGCGATTCGGATCGTCCCCAGCTCGCGATCATTCCAAGTGGTGTAAACGATGTAGTGCCCGTCGCGAGAAAACTGCGGACAAAACTCAAAGTGATGCGTTTGACTGGTCAAACGAATCGGTTTGCCATCGGGCAGTGACTTGAGGTAGATGTATCCGAGTGCTTGATATGCCACCCGATCGCCGGTCGGTGAAACACAGACGTCGCGCAGCATCTTGACGTCGAATTCGTCTTGACCAACGGGGATCTTGTGACGGACCGCAGGCTTGACGGTACGCGTGTCGCGGATTCGAAACGGGATGGTCTCCGCATCGCCGCTCTCCAGGTCGATTCGGCGGATTTTCCCTTTCGCCCAAATCACGATCGATCGGCCATCAGGCGTGAAATCGAACGCACTGTAAACGCCGTGGATCGCCCACGCTTCTTGCATGTCGCGCTCCAAGTCGTCATAGACCAATCGAATCTCGCCCGATTGAAGGTCGAACAAGTGCAGTCCGGTCTTGACGCCGACGCGGCGGACAAAGGCCAACGTTTTTCCATCCGGAGACGGCGTCGGTCGACAGGCTCCGCCGGGACCGCGGATCAGCGTCTCGGTCTCGCCTTCGACCAGATCCAATCGCTTGATCGCGTAAATGCCTTGGTGTGAATTCTTGTCGTATTCGAAGGTGTCGCCCGGTGTCACGTCTTGGCTGTAATACAAGTAACGTCCGTCCGGCGAGAAAACCTGTTCGTTGACATCTTTCTGGTCATTGGGCCGCTCGGTCAATTGCACGCCGGCGGTCGCCCCGGCGGCCATCGCATCGCGGTGGAACATCCAAAACTCACCGGCACCGAGCGAACGTCGACTGGTGAAGTGTTTCCGCCCGACCAGGTACTGGCCGTCGGGTGACCAGACGGGGTTGCAGATCAAGCGGTACGTTTCGCTGGTCACCTGAGTCGGTGAGGACCCGTCGGCGTTGATGATCCAAAGGTTGTCGCCGGCTTTCTTGTTCTTGCCGGTTCGGTCGCTGGTCATCGCGATCTGGCCGCCATCGGGGCTGAAACGCGGCTGCATTTCCCAGGCGACCGTGCCGGTTAGGTTTTTGGGGTATTGCTTTCCCGTCGCCTCGGTGCCGTCGGCGCCGGTGATCGGCATCAGATACAGGTCCCCGAGCAGATCAAACACGATCTGGCTGCCGTCGGGGCTGACATCCAAATTCATCCACGTGCCGGTGTCGGTGTCGATCTTCTGTTGCCGGTTCGGCGCAGGGTAATTCTCGACATCCCAATCGGCCGGCGAGTTGGGTTCGTCGGCGATGGCACAGGTTGTCGCGATGAAGGCGAAGAACGTAAACAGTAGGGTCTTGTAGCGCGAAGCCATGGCGAAGCGGGGATTCAATGATCGATGGTGGAGTGAACAAAGAGTGATTGACGCAGTCCGGTACCGGACCTGATGGGCACGGGCATTACTTAAAAGGGATGCAGCAACCGCTGGTGTCCAGGCTTTAGCCGCCCACTGTCGCTGCGAAGCAGCGACCGGGAATCGCCTAAAGGCTAGCCACCAACGCTTATGCCCGTGCCATTGGTACCTGCCTCCTTTCCGCGGCACTAGGGTGTCCGCGGTGCCGGCAGATGCGGAACGAACTTTGCGTCGGTGCGGTGCAGCTCCTCGATCGCTTTTTCCCGCAGGGAGATCAGCAACGTTCGGTGCTCCGGCAGCAACGCGAGGTTGTTCAGTTCTTCCGGGTCCGCGTGCAGATCGTAGACCTCTTCCATCTCGCCTGCGACCATTGTGCGGATGTACTTGTATCGGCCGTCGCGCAGCAGCACGTACCAGGGGATGCCGCCGACTTCATACATTCCGGTTTCATCCGGCATTTGATCGGTGTCAGATCCGTATCGGCGTCCCGTGTGGGTCATCAGCATCGGTTGAATCCAGTCGTCGGTTTCTGGATCGGCCAACAGCCGACTGATGTCACGCCCGTCGGTCCGCCAGGGCAGGTCAACGTTCGCGGCTTTGCAAAAGTGACGGACGAGGTCGGGGGCGTTGATCGGGTGCGAGCAAACCTTTCCGGCGGGGATCTTTCCGGCGTGGGAAATGATCATGGGCGAAGCGATCGCGGCGTCGTAGGGCGCGACTTTGTTGTTCATGCCATGTTGCCCGAGTGCGAAACCTTGATCGGCGGCATAGACGATCAGCGTGTTTTCCAATTGACCGGTTTCACGCAGGGTTTGAATCAAACGACCGACGCCTTCGTCGATCGCCATTTCGCATTCGTTGTATTGCTGGACCCAATCGTCGTATCCCTGCCCGGCGGTGTTGGTGTTGAAGTTGCTTTTCGCAACTTTTTTGCTGCGGCGATACGGTTTGCCGTCGGGACCTTCTTGCCATGCGTTCAGATTGGCCAGGTAGGCAGGCTTGTTGGGCCAGGGGCCGAAGATATCCTCGGGAACGGGAGCAGTGTTGCCGGCCAGTTTTCCTTCGTGTCGGTCGGCGGGCGTGGTCGGTCCGTGGATGGCTCCGTAGCACAACCACAAATACCAGGGCTTGGTTTCGTCGCGGTTCTGGCCCTTGATGTAGTCGATCGCCCAGTTGGTGTAATTGTCCGTCGAGTACCCGTCGACTTTACGATCGACTCCGTTGAAGGTCATGATTTGATCGTAGAAGTAGTTGCCGGCGTT containing:
- a CDS encoding sulfatase-like hydrolase/transferase, producing the protein MNKHALWLVLLLASSVAAEDRPNILFIFSDDQNYKTLSCYPESPEWVHTPNIDALARQGIRFERTYFGAWCMPSRASFLTGRLQHGIQTMRMEGQYPASVYDPQQCRFWPAELRNSGYHTAQIGKWHTGIDTGNGRDWDHQIVWNRPGHPENAGNYFYDQIMTFNGVDRKVDGYSTDNYTNWAIDYIKGQNRDETKPWYLWLCYGAIHGPTTPADRHEGKLAGNTAPVPEDIFGPWPNKPAYLANLNAWQEGPDGKPYRRSKKVAKSNFNTNTAGQGYDDWVQQYNECEMAIDEGVGRLIQTLRETGQLENTLIVYAADQGFALGQHGMNNKVAPYDAAIASPMIISHAGKIPAGKVCSHPINAPDLVRHFCKAANVDLPWRTDGRDISRLLADPETDDWIQPMLMTHTGRRYGSDTDQMPDETGMYEVGGIPWYVLLRDGRYKYIRTMVAGEMEEVYDLHADPEELNNLALLPEHRTLLISLREKAIEELHRTDAKFVPHLPAPRTP
- a CDS encoding amidohydrolase family protein; the encoded protein is MASRYKTLLFTFFAFIATTCAIADEPNSPADWDVENYPAPNRQQKIDTDTGTWMNLDVSPDGSQIVFDLLGDLYLMPITGADGTEATGKQYPKNLTGTVAWEMQPRFSPDGGQIAMTSDRTGKNKKAGDNLWIINADGSSPTQVTSETYRLICNPVWSPDGQYLVGRKHFTSRRSLGAGEFWMFHRDAMAAGATAGVQLTERPNDQKDVNEQVFSPDGRYLYYSQDVTPGDTFEYDKNSHQGIYAIKRLDLVEGETETLIRGPGGACRPTPSPDGKTLAFVRRVGVKTGLHLFDLQSGEIRLVYDDLERDMQEAWAIHGVYSAFDFTPDGRSIVIWAKGKIRRIDLESGDAETIPFRIRDTRTVKPAVRHKIPVGQDEFDVKMLRDVCVSPTGDRVAYQALGYIYLKSLPDGKPIRLTSQTHHFEFCPQFSRDGHYIVYTTWNDRELGTIRIASTDPSANENWIVTDTPGHYTNPTFSPDGKQIVYERGGGGHLRSPLWSREQGVYRIGWRDGVAERITESGSDPQFAASGDRVFLTRRGGGKESDNVTLFSVDLAGLNARDHYTSDWATEMQVSPDGKSLALIERFHVYVTPFVHAPSAIKVGPGGKGLPIAKVSEEAGDFVHFSGDGSALHWSLGAELSTCDVSDAMDKIAGSKEESDADTNEASAAINSISIGFKHPHDQPGETRALVGGRIVTMGKAGVIENGVVVVRGNRIVAVGPRDEVEIPDDAIKTNLNGQVVLPGLIDTHAHGAQATRGITPQQNWIDYARLAFGVTTIHDPSNDTHSIFAASEMTKAGVIVGPRTFSTGKILYGATGSYKAEIESLADAEFHLKRMKAVGAFSVKSYNQPRRDQRQQVLAAARKLDMLVVPEGGSTFMHNMTMIVDGHTGIEHTLPVQTAYDDVMDLWRGTGVGYTPTLNVAYGGLSGERYWYAIDDLWLHTRLKTFIPPHVLNPRARRREKAPLEDYNHIKVAEIARQVVEQGGLVQAGGHGQLPGLCTHWEMWSFVQGGMTPMQALTCGTLNGAKYLGLDDDLGSIEVGKLADLIVIRRGADPIKQIRDSEKIQFVMANGHLFEADRMNRIGDNAPRGEFFWENNAGAGVLATASEAVGCSCHRGR